Proteins from a single region of Belliella baltica DSM 15883:
- a CDS encoding dipeptidase: MIQLPIVDTHCDLLSYLASVPGARADKVEDIACAVPFLKKGNVKLQILAIFTDVVPGSMDFASKQAAHFQEILATFSSDLQYATKDFLADLAQQEKIGVVTSIESASGLANERVPLQTAFDNLDKIIAQTGRVAYISLTHHKENRFGGGNYTEGIGLKDDGKRLLDYVAFKNIPIDLSHTSDLLAEGILNHIDQESLDIPILASHSNFRSIWNHKRNLTDEFVKEIIHRKGVIGVNFLRAFLDNDNPDRIYDHILYGLEKGAEDHICFGADYFYTVGFADIGREPFYFPNVENAGKYPDVLGNLSGRMSTEQLEKLAFKNAQNFFSRVWR, translated from the coding sequence ATGATACAATTACCCATTGTCGATACTCATTGTGATTTACTTTCTTACCTAGCAAGTGTGCCAGGGGCTCGTGCTGATAAGGTTGAAGATATTGCTTGTGCTGTTCCTTTTTTGAAAAAGGGAAATGTCAAATTGCAGATTTTGGCCATATTCACAGATGTAGTGCCGGGGAGCATGGACTTTGCTTCGAAACAAGCAGCTCATTTTCAGGAAATCTTAGCTACTTTTTCGAGTGATTTGCAGTATGCGACCAAAGATTTCCTAGCTGATTTAGCCCAACAAGAGAAAATTGGTGTCGTGACTTCTATAGAAAGCGCGTCGGGTTTGGCTAATGAAAGGGTGCCCTTGCAGACGGCTTTTGATAATTTAGATAAAATCATAGCCCAAACTGGGAGAGTAGCTTACATCAGCTTGACACATCACAAAGAAAATAGATTTGGTGGAGGGAATTATACTGAAGGAATTGGGCTGAAGGATGATGGCAAAAGATTGCTGGACTACGTGGCATTCAAGAATATCCCTATTGACCTCTCGCATACTTCTGATTTGCTTGCTGAAGGAATATTGAACCATATTGATCAAGAAAGTTTAGATATCCCAATTTTAGCAAGCCATTCTAATTTTCGTTCCATTTGGAATCATAAGCGGAATTTGACTGACGAATTTGTTAAGGAAATTATTCATAGAAAAGGTGTGATTGGGGTGAATTTTCTCAGGGCTTTTTTAGACAATGATAATCCTGATAGGATATATGACCATATTTTATATGGCTTGGAAAAAGGTGCAGAAGATCATATATGTTTTGGGGCTGATTATTTTTATACGGTAGGATTTGCAGATATTGGAAGAGAGCCTTTCTATTTCCCAAATGTGGAAAATGCTGGGAAGTACCCGGATGTTTTGGGTAATTTATCAGGAAGAATGAGTACTGAGCAACTTGAAAAGTTAGCTTTTAAAAACGCCCAAAATTTCTTTTCAAGAGTTTGGAGATAA
- the prmC gene encoding peptide chain release factor N(5)-glutamine methyltransferase yields MTLRTLFTTYSEKLQPIYGKQEAESLIFWLFEAFLKKGKMEILKDENLAKIPKNLEAAFSQLLEKVPIQYILGKAPFYGREFIVNSAVLIPRNETEELVHLIIKENKKLNLRILDIGTGSGCIPISLALEIPSSKIFALDISEDALRVAIENAEKNEARVEFFQTDILKEEIPIRNLDIIVSNPPYVCESEKSLMHENVLNFEPHLALFVKDNDPLIFYKIIAQKAKSSLILGGKLYFEINEALGQEIYDLLKELGYTEIAILKDLNNKDRIVKATF; encoded by the coding sequence ATGACGCTAAGAACACTTTTCACTACTTATTCCGAAAAACTCCAGCCCATCTATGGAAAGCAAGAGGCTGAAAGTTTAATATTCTGGCTATTTGAAGCTTTTCTGAAAAAAGGGAAAATGGAAATTTTAAAAGATGAAAATTTAGCAAAAATCCCTAAAAATCTGGAGGCAGCATTTTCTCAACTTTTAGAAAAAGTACCTATTCAATATATCCTTGGAAAAGCTCCATTTTATGGTCGTGAATTCATTGTGAATTCGGCTGTATTGATTCCAAGAAATGAAACAGAGGAGCTGGTTCATTTGATTATCAAAGAAAATAAAAAACTGAATCTCCGAATTTTGGATATTGGAACAGGTTCAGGCTGTATCCCAATTAGCTTAGCTTTAGAAATTCCTTCTTCGAAGATTTTTGCCTTAGACATCAGTGAAGATGCACTAAGAGTCGCAATCGAAAATGCTGAAAAAAACGAAGCAAGAGTTGAGTTTTTCCAAACTGATATTTTAAAAGAAGAAATTCCAATTAGAAATCTAGATATTATAGTTAGCAATCCTCCTTATGTCTGCGAGTCAGAAAAATCTCTCATGCATGAAAATGTCCTCAATTTCGAACCTCATTTGGCACTGTTTGTAAAAGACAATGACCCATTGATTTTTTATAAAATAATCGCACAAAAAGCTAAATCTAGTCTTATCTTAGGTGGTAAATTATATTTTGAGATCAATGAAGCACTTGGACAAGAAATATATGATCTTTTGAAAGAGCTGGGCTACACAGAAATTGCGATCTTAAAGGACTTAAATAATAAAGACAGAATTGTAAAAGCGACATTTTAA
- a CDS encoding magnesium citrate secondary transporter has translation MPILDDFLAMPVVLGITLQILKWIHPLKNCFYFSKFQLLVGWLYFSFLFEVLLSAWSDIYTADIWDVVCYGIGTIIFDRLINRKS, from the coding sequence ATGCCTATTTTGGATGATTTTTTGGCTATGCCTGTCGTCTTGGGGATCACGCTTCAAATATTGAAGTGGATTCACCCATTGAAAAATTGTTTTTATTTCTCCAAATTCCAGCTGCTCGTTGGCTGGCTATATTTTTCCTTTCTTTTTGAAGTTCTATTGTCTGCCTGGTCTGATATTTACACAGCTGATATTTGGGATGTGGTTTGTTATGGAATTGGAACAATCATTTTTGATAGATTGATTAACAGGAAATCTTAA
- a CDS encoding sensor histidine kinase — translation MKISQKLLLYNLLSKGFILLIFLTAAPFLLKYFAILDTDNQLLDKKDEVLEIISEKGIDTFIEEENPSIGFGSYNILKEEYILLEQWQYDTKVDTIFVEDRILEREKVTYRVYSHTFTSDDNTYIIEIGRSIETINDIESILFNILISTLIVFLVLTSFLDSLYTERILLPFKRIITKKLSQIHEPQQFPYLPEKTSTDEFKLLDESITDMMKRIQKSFNQEREFISHASHELKTPISILQTKVETLFSSEGVSDRQMEKLMDMQLTIQKMKKTVNALLLISKVNNTQFLKNDSVSLNKIISELKEEWLALAEDKDISLRIKEKDSFIAQNSNKSLCNMMIQNALINALKYTPQGGTIVLKGKMSTKGYEISVNDSGPGISENLLNQVKDGIVFLNEVEKDKSGFGLQIMYKIALYLGVNIDIKSNSNGTEVSFLFPNS, via the coding sequence ATGAAAATATCCCAAAAACTCCTACTCTATAATCTGCTTTCCAAAGGATTCATCCTATTGATATTCTTGACCGCTGCTCCCTTTTTACTAAAATACTTCGCAATATTAGACACAGACAATCAGCTTCTTGACAAAAAAGACGAGGTTTTAGAAATAATTTCTGAAAAAGGTATAGATACATTTATTGAAGAAGAAAATCCAAGTATTGGCTTTGGTTCATATAATATCTTAAAAGAAGAATATATTTTACTTGAACAATGGCAGTACGACACCAAAGTAGACACTATTTTCGTTGAGGATAGAATTCTGGAAAGAGAAAAAGTAACCTATCGGGTCTATTCACATACTTTTACCTCTGATGACAATACATATATCATAGAAATAGGCAGAAGCATTGAAACTATCAATGATATTGAGTCTATCCTTTTCAATATTTTAATCAGTACGTTGATCGTTTTTCTAGTTTTAACTTCTTTTTTAGACTCGCTTTATACTGAAAGAATCCTCCTTCCATTCAAAAGAATCATCACAAAGAAACTTTCGCAGATCCATGAACCACAGCAATTTCCCTATTTGCCAGAGAAAACTTCGACAGATGAATTCAAATTGCTAGATGAATCGATTACGGATATGATGAAAAGAATTCAAAAATCTTTCAATCAAGAAAGAGAATTTATTTCACATGCCTCCCATGAATTAAAAACTCCTATATCTATCCTTCAGACAAAAGTAGAGACACTTTTTTCAAGTGAAGGCGTAAGCGATAGACAAATGGAAAAATTAATGGACATGCAATTGACTATTCAAAAAATGAAAAAAACAGTCAATGCACTCTTGTTGATTTCGAAAGTAAACAATACCCAATTTTTAAAAAATGACTCCGTGTCTTTGAATAAAATCATTTCCGAACTCAAAGAAGAGTGGCTTGCCTTAGCAGAGGATAAGGATATAAGTTTAAGAATTAAGGAGAAAGATTCATTCATTGCTCAAAACAGTAATAAATCACTTTGCAATATGATGATCCAAAATGCGCTGATCAATGCCCTGAAATATACCCCACAAGGAGGTACTATCGTTTTAAAGGGAAAAATGAGTACCAAAGGATATGAGATTTCTGTAAATGATTCTGGGCCGGGGATCTCTGAAAACCTTTTGAATCAAGTAAAAGATGGGATTGTATTTTTAAACGAAGTGGAAAAAGATAAATCTGGATTTGGTCTCCAAATTATGTACAAAATCGCTTTATATCTGGGAGTCAATATTGATATAAAAAGCAATTCAAATGGCACAGAAGTGAGTTTTTTATTTCCAAACAGTTAG
- a CDS encoding response regulator transcription factor yields MRVLLVEDEQQLGIEMIDFLEKEGYICNWSKNLKDASEKLAINPYDFVLLDLGLPDGNGLNLIKEINQYQKDVSIIILTARSEINDKVEGLEQGADDYLSKPFSLLELKARMQAIARRKGGWHSNILEIGDFQMDLNSKVVMHEKEEIPLTNKEFRLLHFLLINKNRVLNRFQLAEHLWGDHLDDDHQSNYIDVHIKNIRKKMGVFADMDWLETVRGLGYKIRR; encoded by the coding sequence ATGAGAGTATTATTAGTTGAAGATGAACAACAATTAGGAATTGAAATGATAGACTTCTTGGAAAAAGAAGGATATATATGCAATTGGTCAAAAAATTTGAAAGATGCCTCTGAAAAATTAGCTATTAATCCCTATGATTTTGTCTTGCTCGATTTAGGACTTCCTGATGGAAATGGATTGAATTTGATCAAAGAAATCAATCAATATCAAAAAGATGTTTCTATCATTATTTTGACAGCAAGATCTGAAATAAATGATAAAGTTGAAGGACTAGAACAAGGTGCTGATGATTATTTGTCTAAACCATTCTCCTTATTAGAACTCAAAGCTAGAATGCAAGCAATCGCTAGGAGAAAAGGAGGATGGCACAGCAACATTCTAGAAATCGGAGACTTCCAAATGGATCTCAACAGCAAGGTCGTAATGCATGAAAAAGAGGAAATTCCTCTAACAAACAAAGAATTTAGACTTCTTCATTTTCTTTTAATTAATAAAAACAGAGTACTCAATAGATTCCAACTTGCAGAACATTTGTGGGGAGATCATTTGGATGATGATCATCAATCGAATTATATTGATGTACATATTAAAAATATTAGAAAAAAAATGGGCGTATTTGCCGATATGGATTGGCTAGAGACCGTAAGAGGATTGGGCTATAAAATCAGGAGATAA
- a CDS encoding 3-hydroxyanthranilate 3,4-dioxygenase — protein MPISKPINFIKWIEENRHLLKPPIGNQQIFKNNEDFIVMVVGGPNSRKDYHYNEGEEFFYQIEGDITLKVVTDGKPEDINIKEGEIFLLPPRTPHSPRRPANTIGLVFERYRREGERDGFIWHCENCGEKLYEEYAVVTDIVNQLPPIMDRFWSNPEHTTCKSCGTIMTK, from the coding sequence ATGCCAATATCAAAACCAATTAATTTTATCAAATGGATAGAGGAAAATAGACATTTACTTAAACCACCAATTGGCAATCAACAAATTTTTAAGAATAATGAAGATTTCATTGTGATGGTAGTTGGCGGACCAAATTCACGAAAAGACTATCATTATAACGAGGGAGAAGAATTTTTCTACCAAATAGAGGGAGATATTACTCTCAAAGTGGTGACAGATGGGAAACCAGAGGACATTAATATAAAAGAAGGAGAAATCTTCCTCTTACCCCCTCGAACCCCACATAGCCCTAGAAGGCCAGCAAACACCATCGGTTTGGTTTTTGAAAGATATAGAAGAGAAGGGGAGCGAGATGGTTTTATTTGGCATTGTGAAAACTGTGGCGAAAAACTCTATGAAGAATATGCTGTTGTCACAGATATTGTCAATCAACTCCCACCGATTATGGATCGTTTTTGGTCAAACCCCGAACATACCACTTGCAAAAGTTGTGGGACTATCATGACCAAATAA